The genomic window AAACTAACTTAAAGACATCCACTCCCCAGCCGGCGATGTATGTGAACAGTCGAGGTCCAAAATCCCTGGCGGGGTTGAGGGCATAGCCGCTGTTGGATCCCATTGAGATGCCAATAACCAGCACCGCTGCTCCCACCAGAACAGGCTGAAGCCCATCAGGGAGGGTGCTGTTCCTCTGGTCCCCAAGAGCGAGGACACATAACAGCAGTGCAGCCGTGCCGATGATCTGGAGAACAGGGAAAtggtatgtatgtatgcagaAAGGCGATTGTGTTCACATCCTGTCGTGTATTTAGGCCAGAAGCAGAATAACAGACTCAGTGAAGGAAAAATGGTGTTAACTGATCCTGATGTGATTGATGGGCCTTTGATTAAAAAGGGAGTGACAGTATCTCACCTGGTCCATAACACCTCCCCACAAACTGAGGTAGTCAGCTGGATAGGTGGCGAATATGCCAGCTGTGGCAGTGGGACCCGTCACTGTCAGCTCACCTTCGCTGTAAGCATGGATGGCATCTGCAATTATCACACATGGGAGACATATGTACCATTAAAAgggtaattttaaaaaagcatagtatgtcattaaaatagTATGTCACTGCAGTGTACTACTTGTAACTGTAGTATGTAGCAttcaaaatgccataaaaatatgTGTAGTTTATATAACATACTATACATAAGTATAGTAGTTGCatcaaaataccacaaagaataaaaagtgaagaatgttgtccaaaatagcccAATCGAGTCatcatgtcatccaaaacaggaacacaaaaaaccaaaaacaccataacaaaggatgttgaaaaacaactgaaaatgccatattataatatggagaaaaatgtcaaaatatgacgacccaaaaacagctgaaaacacataaaatagcttacCAAGACGCAtgatagcatagtatgttgcaaaaacggcaaaaaacaccgtgatatgtcatgttgaaaaacttttccaaaaagcaatactatattatggcaaaaattgtcaaaaaatgacgtgacccaaaaacagctgataaaggcattaaatagcgtaccaagacacgccatagtatagaatgttacaaaaacgtccaaaaatgacatgatgtAGCATATTGACAAAATGCTTTTGACATGTattgtattatggtgtttttggccgtttttgcaccattctgcTAGggcgtgtcttggcaagctattttatgaagttttcagctgttttaagctgtttttgggacatgccattttttgacatttttgccatactatagccttgcattttggatcattttttttcaacatgctatttcatggtgtttttgaacattttccaactttctttgctttgctgTGTCTAAGCACACTTTTTAAgta from Plectropomus leopardus isolate mb unplaced genomic scaffold, YSFRI_Pleo_2.0 unplaced_scaffold20996, whole genome shotgun sequence includes these protein-coding regions:
- the LOC121965637 gene encoding aquaporin-10-like, which gives rise to MRLDAIHAYSEGELTVTGPTATAGIFATYPADYLSLWGGVMDQIIGTAALLLCVLALGDQRNSTLPDGLQPVLVGAAVLVIGISMGSNSGYALNPARDFGPRLFTYIAGWGVDVFKAGGGWWWVPIVAPCIGALLGTLMYELMIEAHHPLSPSELQTSCQEATEGKTELELDCEKSS